One genomic segment of Methanomassiliicoccus sp. includes these proteins:
- a CDS encoding class II aldolase/adducin family protein: MNEEQGRRDLASIARLAYERRLTFGAGGNLSLRLDESTALITPSGTIKGLLAPEQMIRVSIETGKAEKGRPSMETPFHTGIYRSRPEVGAVIHLHPPSCTVLALLHRTLRPAITPEGVLVLGNFVPMIAYATPGSEELAQNIVTQLGTANSCLLESHGALAVGRDVMDAFGRMETMEYIASLQLRCESLGDLEDLPEEEVSRMLSKH, translated from the coding sequence CTGAACGAGGAGCAGGGCCGCCGAGACCTCGCGTCCATAGCCCGCCTGGCCTACGAACGTCGGTTGACCTTCGGGGCCGGAGGGAACCTAAGCCTCCGTTTGGACGAGAGCACCGCGCTCATCACCCCGTCGGGCACCATAAAAGGTCTCCTAGCACCGGAGCAGATGATCAGGGTGAGTATCGAGACCGGGAAGGCAGAGAAGGGGAGGCCGTCGATGGAGACCCCTTTCCACACCGGGATCTACCGCTCCCGGCCGGAGGTAGGGGCGGTTATTCACCTCCACCCACCGTCGTGCACCGTGCTCGCCCTCCTCCATCGCACGCTCCGTCCGGCCATAACTCCGGAGGGCGTCCTGGTCCTGGGCAACTTCGTGCCCATGATCGCCTACGCCACTCCCGGGAGCGAGGAGTTGGCCCAGAACATCGTGACCCAGCTCGGCACGGCCAACTCCTGCCTGCTGGAGAGCCATGGCGCCCTGGCGGTGGGCAGGGATGTCATGGACGCCTTCGGAAGGATGGAGACGATGGAGTACATCGCCTCCCTGCAGCTGCGCTGCGAGTCCCTGGGCGACCTGGAAGACCTTCCTGAGGAGGAGGTATCCAGGATGCTATCCAAACATTGA
- the mtnA gene encoding S-methyl-5-thioribose-1-phosphate isomerase, producing MRVLIGKDSIETRAVWFEDGMVRMIDQRLIPQKFKIIDMADHHEVAEAIRNMTVRGAPSIGAAAAYGMALAARNEFDVQKAAEELKGTRPTAFDLFYAVDHMLSSLELGDDPVQAADAYADQVVERCRLIGKYGAELIEDEMNIMTHCNAGALATVDIGTALAPIRTAWTEGRHIYVYVSETRPRLQGMRLTAWELYNEGIPHSIIVDGAAGHFLRKDVNMVIVGADRIASNGDFANKIGTFDKAVMCHELGVPFYVAAPISTFDFSIPSGDNIVIEDRSADEVTHIGKERLAPEGSPALNPSFDMTRAKYVTGFITEVGVLRPAEIGRVRKEKFAEEGDL from the coding sequence ATGAGGGTGCTGATAGGCAAGGATAGCATCGAGACGAGGGCGGTCTGGTTCGAGGACGGCATGGTCCGGATGATCGACCAGCGCCTGATCCCCCAGAAGTTCAAGATCATCGACATGGCCGACCATCACGAGGTCGCGGAGGCCATCCGCAACATGACCGTGAGGGGGGCCCCCTCCATCGGCGCCGCCGCGGCCTACGGAATGGCCCTGGCCGCCAGGAATGAGTTCGATGTTCAGAAGGCCGCCGAGGAGCTCAAGGGAACACGACCCACCGCCTTTGACCTGTTCTACGCGGTGGACCATATGCTCAGCTCGCTGGAGCTGGGGGATGACCCGGTGCAGGCCGCCGACGCCTATGCCGACCAGGTGGTGGAGCGCTGCCGCCTCATCGGCAAGTACGGCGCTGAGCTGATCGAGGACGAGATGAACATCATGACCCACTGCAACGCAGGGGCCCTGGCCACGGTCGACATCGGTACTGCTCTGGCCCCGATCAGGACGGCGTGGACCGAGGGACGGCATATCTACGTGTACGTGTCGGAGACAAGGCCGCGCCTGCAGGGCATGCGCCTAACCGCCTGGGAGCTGTACAACGAGGGTATCCCCCACTCCATCATCGTCGACGGTGCCGCAGGTCATTTCCTGCGTAAGGACGTCAACATGGTCATAGTGGGCGCCGACCGCATCGCCTCCAACGGGGACTTCGCCAACAAGATCGGCACCTTCGACAAGGCGGTCATGTGCCACGAGCTGGGGGTGCCGTTCTATGTCGCCGCTCCCATCTCCACCTTCGACTTCTCCATCCCCAGCGGGGACAATATCGTCATCGAGGACCGCTCGGCCGATGAGGTCACCCACATTGGCAAAGAAAGGCTGGCCCCGGAAGGGTCCCCGGCCCTCAACCCCTCCTTCGACATGACTCGGGCGAAGTACGTGACCGGGTTCATCACCGAGGTCGGGGTGCTGCGACCCGCTGAGATCGGCCGGGTGCGTAAGGAGAAGTTCGCCGAGGAGGGGGATCTCTGA
- a CDS encoding ArsR family transcriptional regulator: MKKSSALDVYSTSSGLKQISNPVRQKILSELQRRDLSLSEIAQLTGKAQSTLSVHLDKMVKEGLVASRDDPSDNRRKIFYLVSKPVGSSVVPREDLSRSVTSIIDKSIGSPTRFIKGELRALVIGVEAIGLNMDPVLKDIGRQIGLAMARHMKSNDVKGLVDEVKEFYARHDLGDVNVYSLVPLTLIVKDDYDMSDAPDVGKTLCILNEGIMESIFDSRTGVPLRVTQSECFGTKSNFCKFVLEPALYD; this comes from the coding sequence ATGAAGAAGAGCTCCGCTCTTGATGTGTACTCCACCAGCTCCGGGTTGAAGCAGATCTCTAACCCGGTACGGCAGAAGATATTGAGCGAACTGCAGAGGCGGGACCTCAGTCTATCGGAGATCGCCCAGCTCACCGGCAAAGCCCAGTCGACGCTGTCCGTCCACCTCGACAAGATGGTCAAGGAAGGGCTGGTGGCGTCCAGGGACGACCCCTCGGACAATCGCCGCAAGATTTTCTATCTGGTCTCCAAGCCGGTGGGATCTTCGGTGGTTCCGCGCGAGGACCTCAGCCGGTCGGTCACCAGCATAATCGATAAGAGCATTGGCTCGCCCACCCGATTCATCAAGGGCGAGCTCAGGGCGCTGGTCATCGGGGTGGAGGCCATCGGTCTTAACATGGACCCCGTGCTCAAGGATATCGGCCGCCAGATAGGGCTGGCCATGGCCCGGCACATGAAGTCCAATGACGTTAAAGGGCTGGTCGACGAGGTCAAGGAGTTCTACGCCCGCCATGATCTCGGAGATGTGAACGTGTACTCACTGGTGCCCCTGACCCTCATCGTCAAGGACGATTATGACATGTCCGACGCGCCGGACGTGGGGAAGACACTATGCATCCTCAACGAAGGGATCATGGAATCGATCTTCGATTCCCGGACCGGGGTGCCGTTGAGAGTGACTCAATCAGAGTGCTTCGGCACCAAGAGCAACTTCTGCAAGTTCGTTCTCGAGCCAGCCTTGTACGACTAA
- a CDS encoding radical SAM protein, producing MAVLPSGSVFRLPDADQALDAMFAGDSPSTRQQSSYFYRMAPFRLQIECTAECSADCTYCYAKSGGPTGEPLSSREIKGILRQAANIGIKQIDWMGGDPMERPDWRELLQTARYNGMTNNLWTCGARLNDIGQAKWAIDLTRDGYIMVHLDSLDPEVLVAMRSSYNPRTTRDTLKGIELLEEMGKPPQEIGNLLMMTAAQDVEDIKRTMSQLYHGYGVRTCLMSLKPVDETGKLYPLLPRPEDVAEAYRHRDQLFLAGRDMGCQDFPREYCGTTMFISLDGRVSSCYSLRRNLGSVREYSLEEIASNASSSLFFTAFRKYSDDVVCGSCDRELCWGCRANAFYFGGGSYLKDPICPRGAGTRRPVLPY from the coding sequence TTGGCCGTCCTACCTAGCGGGAGCGTGTTCAGACTGCCTGATGCCGACCAAGCCTTGGACGCGATGTTCGCCGGGGACTCACCGTCCACCAGGCAACAGTCGTCCTACTTCTACCGGATGGCCCCGTTCCGGTTGCAGATCGAATGCACCGCGGAGTGCTCTGCCGATTGCACGTATTGCTATGCAAAAAGCGGCGGTCCGACCGGTGAGCCGCTGTCCTCCAGGGAGATCAAGGGCATCCTGCGCCAGGCGGCCAATATTGGCATAAAACAGATCGACTGGATGGGCGGGGACCCCATGGAGAGGCCGGACTGGAGGGAACTCCTCCAGACTGCCCGGTACAATGGGATGACCAACAACCTGTGGACCTGCGGGGCGAGGTTGAACGACATCGGGCAGGCTAAGTGGGCCATCGACCTGACCCGGGACGGGTACATCATGGTGCATCTAGATTCCCTGGACCCCGAGGTGCTGGTGGCGATGCGATCATCCTACAACCCTCGCACCACTCGGGACACGCTGAAGGGCATCGAACTGCTAGAGGAGATGGGCAAGCCTCCCCAGGAGATCGGCAACCTGCTAATGATGACCGCCGCCCAGGATGTCGAAGATATCAAGAGGACAATGAGCCAGCTGTATCATGGGTACGGCGTGAGGACCTGCCTGATGTCCCTCAAACCGGTGGACGAGACTGGAAAGCTGTATCCTCTGCTCCCCCGCCCGGAGGACGTGGCGGAGGCCTACCGCCATCGCGACCAGCTGTTCCTGGCCGGGCGGGATATGGGCTGCCAGGACTTTCCCCGCGAATACTGCGGGACCACCATGTTCATCTCCCTGGACGGGAGGGTATCATCCTGCTACTCCCTGCGCCGGAACCTTGGCTCGGTACGCGAGTACTCGCTCGAGGAGATCGCTTCCAATGCCTCCTCCTCGCTGTTCTTCACCGCCTTCAGGAAGTACTCCGACGATGTGGTGTGCGGCTCCTGTGACCGCGAGCTCTGCTGGGGATGCCGGGCCAACGCCTTCTACTTCGGCGGAGGCTCCTATCTCAAGGACCCCATCTGCCCCCGCGGCGCGGGGACAAGGCGGCCGGTCCTGCCGTATTAG
- a CDS encoding EamA family transporter, translating into MIPSRLRPFVYIILSAALFGISAPVAKLLVSDIGPVALAGLLYLGAFLGLVLLRVSPLGRNEKETVLKRSELPYLAGSIICGGVIAPILLMTGIASVTGIASSLLLNLEGVATALIAWLAFKEAVGRRTWAALVVMTAAGVLLALDTGGGETSIFGAALIVMAMALWGLDNNLTSKIASTGPQRIAMLKGLVAGTASLSMSFLLGQAPALGPEILAALLLGSLSYGVSLVLFILALGSLGPARTGAFFALGPFIGAVAAVVLLQEMPNLVIVPAGALMALGAYLLLTERHTHLHWHSRVVHEHVHEHGNEHSHAHHPEITGPHSHEHVHEAVLHEHEHSRDGEHHQH; encoded by the coding sequence TTGATCCCCAGTAGGCTGAGGCCGTTCGTTTACATCATTCTATCCGCCGCCCTGTTCGGTATCAGCGCCCCGGTGGCCAAGCTTCTGGTTTCCGATATTGGCCCAGTGGCCCTGGCCGGACTGCTGTACCTCGGGGCCTTCCTAGGACTGGTTCTCCTAAGAGTATCGCCGTTGGGGAGGAACGAGAAGGAGACCGTGCTGAAGCGGTCAGAGCTTCCCTATCTTGCCGGCTCCATCATCTGCGGAGGGGTCATCGCTCCCATCCTGCTGATGACGGGCATCGCGTCGGTGACGGGCATCGCGTCCTCTCTCCTCCTCAACCTGGAGGGGGTGGCTACCGCGCTGATAGCCTGGTTGGCGTTCAAGGAGGCGGTGGGCAGGCGAACGTGGGCCGCCCTGGTCGTGATGACTGCGGCAGGGGTCCTGCTGGCCTTGGACACCGGGGGCGGGGAGACCTCGATTTTCGGGGCCGCCCTGATCGTCATGGCCATGGCTCTATGGGGACTGGATAATAACCTTACGAGCAAGATCGCCAGCACTGGCCCGCAGCGAATCGCGATGCTCAAGGGCCTGGTGGCGGGGACCGCCTCCCTATCTATGTCCTTCCTCCTGGGGCAGGCCCCTGCCCTAGGACCAGAGATACTGGCCGCCCTCCTGTTGGGCTCCCTGAGCTACGGTGTGAGCCTTGTCCTCTTTATCCTGGCCCTCGGATCTCTAGGCCCGGCAAGGACGGGAGCATTCTTCGCTCTGGGACCGTTCATCGGCGCGGTGGCCGCAGTGGTCCTGCTGCAGGAGATGCCCAACCTTGTCATTGTACCGGCCGGGGCCCTGATGGCCTTGGGCGCCTACCTGCTGCTGACAGAGAGGCACACCCACCTCCACTGGCACTCCCGAGTGGTGCACGAGCATGTCCACGAGCACGGCAACGAACATTCGCATGCTCACCACCCAGAGATCACCGGCCCCCATAGCCACGAGCACGTGCACGAAGCGGTCCTCCACGAGCACGAGCACTCACGGGACGGGGAGCATCATCAGCATTGA
- the thiM gene encoding hydroxyethylthiazole kinase gives MSGRTRISMDASTLSELLGRLREKRPLVHHITNYVTVNDCANITLFIGAAPVMAEAKEEVADMVSLAGALVLNIGTLRREQVDFMVIAGNKANELGIPVVLDPVGAGATRYRTEVAAKLLQQVHIAIIKGNGGEIGTMAGTGGKVRGVDSEGISGDPTEVSRALAEMTGAVVVMSGATDIVTDGKRTVLIDNGHEMMGRISGTGCMASSLVGAFATTSDDHLATSAAALVAFGIAGERAARKASGPFAFKVALMDEVAALTPADLKNGARVAIK, from the coding sequence ATGTCGGGCCGGACAAGGATCTCCATGGACGCTAGCACATTATCGGAACTGTTAGGCCGCCTCAGGGAGAAGCGGCCGCTGGTGCATCACATCACCAACTACGTGACGGTCAACGATTGCGCAAACATCACCCTGTTCATCGGTGCCGCTCCGGTAATGGCCGAGGCCAAGGAGGAGGTCGCCGACATGGTCTCATTGGCCGGTGCGCTGGTTCTCAATATAGGCACGCTTCGGAGGGAGCAGGTGGACTTCATGGTCATCGCCGGGAACAAGGCCAATGAGCTGGGCATACCTGTCGTCCTGGACCCGGTAGGGGCTGGCGCCACCAGATATCGTACCGAGGTCGCCGCCAAGCTGCTGCAGCAGGTCCATATAGCAATCATCAAGGGCAATGGGGGTGAGATTGGGACCATGGCCGGAACGGGAGGAAAGGTCCGAGGGGTAGACTCGGAAGGGATAAGCGGCGATCCGACGGAGGTCTCCCGCGCTCTCGCAGAAATGACCGGCGCGGTCGTGGTCATGAGCGGGGCGACCGATATCGTCACTGACGGCAAGCGGACGGTCCTGATTGATAATGGGCATGAGATGATGGGCCGCATATCGGGAACGGGCTGCATGGCCTCCTCACTGGTGGGAGCATTCGCAACGACCTCTGATGACCATTTGGCTACCTCTGCGGCTGCCCTGGTGGCCTTTGGCATAGCCGGGGAACGTGCGGCTAGGAAAGCCTCCGGCCCGTTCGCGTTCAAGGTTGCGCTCATGGATGAGGTGGCTGCCCTTACTCCTGCTGATCTTAAGAACGGAGCACGGGTCGCGATAAAATGA
- the cysK gene encoding cysteine synthase A, which translates to MKYNNILETIGKTPLVRLNKIPEKDSAEVYVKLESFNPMRSVKDRIALAMIETAEQEGKLSPGTEIVLVEPTSGNTGIGLAMVCAVKGYRLVLTMPESMSIERRRLLKALGAELVLTPKALGMTGAVDKAKAIHSERLHSFLPQQFDNPANPEIHYKTTGPEILQDVPDLDAFVAGVGTGGTITGVGRRLRESESKALLVAVEPAASPVLSGGKPGPHTIQGIGAGFVPRVLDLDLVNRIVQVKDEDAKVTSRKLATKEGIFVGTSSGAAVYAALELAKELGKGKKVVTLAPDFGERYLSTDLFPEEG; encoded by the coding sequence ATGAAATACAACAACATACTGGAAACGATCGGAAAGACCCCCTTGGTACGACTGAACAAGATCCCGGAAAAGGACTCCGCGGAAGTGTATGTGAAGTTGGAATCTTTCAATCCCATGAGGTCGGTCAAGGACCGTATCGCCCTGGCGATGATCGAAACAGCCGAGCAGGAAGGGAAGCTGAGCCCGGGCACGGAGATAGTGCTGGTTGAGCCGACATCCGGCAACACCGGCATCGGTCTAGCGATGGTATGTGCGGTCAAGGGCTACCGCCTGGTGCTCACCATGCCTGAGAGCATGTCCATAGAGAGGCGGAGGCTGTTGAAGGCGCTAGGCGCGGAGCTAGTGCTAACTCCCAAGGCATTGGGGATGACCGGGGCTGTCGATAAGGCGAAGGCCATACACTCGGAGAGGCTCCACTCCTTCCTCCCTCAGCAGTTCGATAACCCTGCCAATCCCGAGATCCACTATAAGACCACAGGCCCCGAGATCCTCCAAGATGTGCCGGACCTCGACGCCTTCGTGGCCGGGGTAGGTACTGGTGGAACGATCACCGGGGTAGGACGGAGGCTTCGTGAATCAGAGAGCAAGGCCCTGCTCGTGGCCGTTGAACCAGCGGCATCGCCCGTTCTGTCAGGCGGCAAGCCAGGCCCCCATACTATCCAGGGCATCGGCGCTGGCTTCGTACCGAGGGTGCTCGACCTGGACCTGGTCAATAGGATCGTTCAGGTAAAGGATGAGGATGCTAAGGTCACATCCCGTAAGCTCGCCACGAAGGAGGGGATCTTCGTAGGGACCTCTTCCGGTGCGGCGGTGTACGCCGCTCTGGAGCTGGCTAAGGAGCTAGGTAAAGGCAAGAAGGTCGTGACGTTAGCTCCTGACTTCGGTGAGAGGTACCTCAGCACCGACCTGTTCCCGGAGGAAGGCTGA
- a CDS encoding O-acetylhomoserine aminocarboxypropyltransferase/cysteine synthase family protein, translating into MSKNQRRLGTLAVHAGQVPDPVTGCRTVPLYQTSSYVFKNTEHAANLFGLKELGNIYTRLMNPTTDVFERRIAAIEGGTAGLATASGQAAITYALLAITRPGDEILSADNLYGGTFELLHYTFPKFGRHVNFVSSGDIEAFRKGINEKTKAIYLESIGNPKLDTPDFEAITKIAHDAGIPVVVDNTTGVGLVAPIDHGADIVVASATKYIGGHGTSIGGVIVDSGKFKWNNGKFPEFTEPDPSYHGLVYWDAFGNFPGLGNVALAFKIRVQLLRDTGATISPFNSWLLIQGLETLHLRVQRHSENALAVAKFLEHHPKVAWVNYPGLHDNQNHQLASRYLQGGYGPLVGFGVKGGAEASKKVIETVKLASHLANIGDTKTLIIHPASTTHQQLTLEEQKSTGVTPDYIRLAVGIEDVVDIIADLDQALNGV; encoded by the coding sequence ATGAGCAAGAACCAAAGACGATTAGGAACCTTGGCCGTCCATGCGGGACAGGTTCCAGACCCCGTTACTGGATGTAGGACGGTACCTTTGTACCAGACCAGCTCGTATGTTTTCAAGAACACCGAGCACGCTGCCAACCTATTTGGGCTGAAGGAGCTGGGCAACATCTATACCCGCCTCATGAACCCCACCACCGATGTGTTCGAGAGACGCATCGCCGCCATCGAGGGCGGCACCGCTGGCTTGGCCACCGCTTCCGGACAAGCGGCGATCACCTATGCGCTTCTCGCCATAACCCGACCGGGGGATGAGATCCTGTCGGCGGACAACCTGTATGGAGGGACCTTTGAGCTGCTCCACTACACCTTCCCCAAGTTCGGGCGGCATGTGAATTTCGTGAGCTCGGGAGACATCGAAGCATTCCGTAAGGGGATCAACGAAAAGACCAAGGCCATCTACCTGGAATCGATCGGGAACCCCAAGCTGGACACACCCGACTTCGAAGCCATCACCAAGATAGCCCATGATGCTGGCATCCCGGTGGTCGTGGATAACACTACTGGCGTAGGTCTGGTCGCTCCGATCGACCACGGTGCTGACATCGTGGTGGCCTCGGCCACCAAGTACATCGGAGGTCACGGGACCTCCATCGGTGGTGTGATCGTTGACTCCGGGAAGTTCAAGTGGAATAACGGTAAGTTCCCTGAGTTCACCGAACCTGACCCCAGTTACCATGGGCTGGTCTACTGGGACGCCTTCGGCAACTTCCCAGGCCTGGGGAACGTGGCCTTGGCGTTCAAGATCCGGGTCCAGTTGCTGCGGGACACAGGAGCCACCATCTCGCCGTTCAATTCTTGGCTGCTCATCCAGGGCTTGGAGACCCTCCACCTGAGGGTTCAGAGACACTCCGAGAATGCCCTGGCCGTGGCCAAGTTCTTGGAGCACCACCCCAAGGTCGCCTGGGTCAACTATCCAGGTCTCCATGATAACCAGAACCACCAACTTGCATCGAGGTACCTGCAGGGAGGTTACGGCCCCCTCGTAGGCTTTGGGGTGAAGGGAGGGGCGGAGGCCAGCAAGAAGGTGATCGAGACGGTCAAGCTTGCCTCCCATCTGGCCAACATCGGGGATACCAAGACCCTGATCATCCATCCGGCGTCCACCACCCATCAGCAGCTGACGCTCGAGGAGCAGAAGTCCACTGGCGTCACCCCGGACTACATTCGGCTGGCGGTGGGCATCGAGGATGTGGTGGACATAATAGCTGACCTCGATCAGGCACTGAACGGGGTGTGA
- a CDS encoding homoserine O-acetyltransferase gives MEHGLGIVETKYVDLPGPLKLEGGGTLFPLRIAYETYGRLNREKSNAILICHALSGDAHAAGYHNGESKPGWWDIAIGPGKGFDTNKYFIICSNVIGGCRGSTGPSSLDPATGGPYGTTFPVITIRDMVNAQKMLLEHLGITTLLAVAGGSMGGMQVLQWAISYPEALKRAVVMASTACSTPQQIAFNAVGRRAITSDPAWNGGNYYGGEPPSRGLALARMVGHITYLSDDSMLSKFGRQLKDKDRVGFDFTTDFQVESYLYHQGDNFIKRFDPNTYLYVTKAIDYFDLTVDRSLITGLSGVKAKVLVVGISSDWLYPVYQSQEIVSALSANNVKVLYSEIRSSYGHDAFLIEGGQVNYILKSFFNHISSGDVMVSPVRTISEDTTIEVAAELMIHLEVNHLPVVSADGKINGMVTSWDIAKAVARRLTDLREIITSPAITTTADEPIEDAISKMERHRISALPVIDAQENVIGLVTHEAMGGLMGRCK, from the coding sequence ATGGAACATGGCCTGGGGATCGTGGAGACGAAGTACGTCGACCTCCCCGGCCCCCTTAAGTTGGAGGGCGGGGGCACGCTCTTCCCCTTGCGGATAGCCTACGAGACCTATGGGCGTCTGAACAGGGAGAAGAGCAATGCCATTCTCATCTGCCACGCCCTTTCTGGGGATGCCCATGCCGCCGGGTATCACAACGGAGAGTCCAAACCTGGATGGTGGGACATCGCCATTGGGCCTGGCAAGGGCTTTGACACCAACAAGTACTTCATCATCTGCTCGAACGTCATAGGGGGGTGCAGGGGAAGTACGGGCCCCTCTTCCCTCGACCCTGCCACCGGGGGGCCCTATGGGACCACCTTCCCGGTCATTACCATCAGGGACATGGTCAATGCCCAAAAAATGCTGTTGGAACATCTGGGAATAACCACCCTACTGGCCGTTGCCGGAGGGTCGATGGGTGGGATGCAGGTCCTGCAATGGGCGATATCCTACCCCGAGGCCTTGAAGAGAGCGGTGGTCATGGCCAGCACCGCCTGCTCGACCCCCCAGCAGATTGCGTTCAATGCGGTTGGGCGGCGGGCCATCACCTCTGATCCAGCTTGGAACGGGGGCAATTACTATGGAGGAGAGCCCCCGTCGAGAGGGTTGGCTCTCGCTCGCATGGTCGGGCACATAACCTATCTAAGTGACGACTCCATGCTGAGCAAGTTCGGGCGCCAGCTGAAGGACAAGGATCGGGTCGGGTTCGACTTCACCACCGACTTCCAGGTAGAGAGCTACCTTTACCACCAAGGGGACAACTTCATAAAAAGGTTCGACCCCAACACCTACCTCTACGTCACCAAGGCCATAGATTACTTCGACCTCACAGTGGATAGGTCTTTAATCACCGGTCTGTCCGGTGTGAAGGCCAAGGTCCTGGTGGTCGGGATATCGTCCGACTGGCTGTATCCTGTCTACCAATCCCAGGAGATAGTATCGGCCTTGTCCGCGAACAACGTCAAGGTTCTCTACAGCGAGATACGCTCGTCCTATGGCCATGATGCCTTCCTCATTGAGGGCGGGCAGGTAAACTACATTTTGAAGAGTTTCTTCAATCACATCTCATCCGGGGACGTGATGGTGTCGCCGGTCAGGACCATAAGCGAGGACACCACCATAGAGGTGGCCGCCGAGCTCATGATACATCTGGAGGTCAACCATCTGCCGGTGGTGTCCGCGGACGGAAAGATCAATGGGATGGTCACATCCTGGGACATAGCCAAGGCGGTAGCCCGGCGTCTCACCGACCTGCGAGAGATAATCACCTCGCCCGCCATTACAACCACTGCCGATGAGCCCATCGAGGATGCCATCTCCAAGATGGAGAGGCACCGCATCTCCGCCCTCCCGGTCATCGATGCCCAGGAGAATGTCATAGGGTTGGTGACGCACGAGGCCATGGGTGGCCTCATGGGCCGGTGCAAGTAG
- the thiE gene encoding thiamine phosphate synthase, which translates to MALELSLYVVTDRGLSLGRGHLEVARQAVAGGADVIQLRDKNLTSAELYHLAVQMGKEVQGAGRLFVINDRLDIALAAGADGVHLGQDDLPAIVARAIAPHLTIGVSVSSVDEAVKAERDGADYIAVSPLFETRSKGDAGPGHGLKVLRAIKEAAAIPVIGIGGIDRSNVTEVIESGADGVAVISAVVSQPDIEVAARELRSLVTDVKGRRVH; encoded by the coding sequence ATGGCACTTGAGCTTTCTCTCTATGTGGTGACGGACCGCGGCCTGTCGCTAGGGCGGGGGCATCTCGAGGTGGCCCGCCAAGCGGTGGCCGGGGGAGCGGACGTGATCCAGCTGCGGGACAAGAACCTCACCTCGGCGGAGCTCTACCATCTAGCGGTCCAAATGGGAAAGGAGGTCCAGGGAGCGGGAAGACTTTTCGTCATCAACGACCGGTTGGACATCGCCCTCGCGGCCGGGGCGGACGGCGTACACCTTGGACAGGACGATCTTCCGGCAATAGTGGCCAGAGCCATTGCTCCCCATCTGACCATCGGAGTCTCTGTCAGTTCGGTGGACGAAGCCGTCAAGGCGGAGCGGGACGGGGCGGACTATATCGCGGTCAGTCCACTGTTCGAAACCCGGTCTAAGGGCGACGCCGGTCCCGGACACGGCCTAAAGGTCCTAAGGGCGATCAAGGAGGCAGCCGCCATACCGGTAATAGGAATAGGGGGGATAGACCGTTCCAACGTGACCGAGGTCATCGAGTCGGGAGCGGATGGCGTGGCCGTCATCTCTGCGGTGGTGTCCCAGCCAGATATCGAGGTGGCGGCCCGGGAGCTGAGGTCCCTGGTGACCGATGTCAAGGGGCGCCGGGTCCACTGA